The following coding sequences are from one bacterium SCSIO 12741 window:
- a CDS encoding NAD(P)H-dependent oxidoreductase subunit E: protein MSENLGYLSGRKGLDDNLFDRYVKSAESSGTVEVKELSELAEEFLFGDANTYGATSFYDFLKEENKGKKVYVCNGSACMCAGTQEKLTEDLKQHFHAQEIGHMCCLGRCHENGAFSYEGNNYSAKSEQEIAEIIEGKKPALDNYYVGTNCENPILTADFPGVESFYAPLWEALKTSPDEWLEEYKKSGLRGRGGAGFPKSYKLEAVKKAKGNKKFIVCNADEGDPGAYSDRWLMEERPHLVLFGMMLAGYIAGADRGVLYIRAEYPESVRIAEDAIQDLINRGYLGDNIQGTGFNFHFKVIKAAGAYVCGEETALLSSIEGQRPEVRVRPPYPAEKGLFNCPTLVNNVETFASVHYIVSKGGGDYGSRGRGRSTGTKLVCLDSFFNRPGMYEVEMGTPLQEVIDGLGQGFKSPVKALHIGGPLGGIVPASHFEKLTIDFESFAENGFLLGHAGILSIPEDFPMVKYLEHLFEFTSVESCGKCFPCRLGAKRGWEMLTKVQNEDYRIDRELFDDLLETMEDGSLCALGGGLPLGVKNALDHFNEELREYFY, encoded by the coding sequence ATGTCGGAAAACCTTGGATACTTATCCGGCCGAAAAGGCCTTGATGATAATCTTTTTGATCGCTACGTCAAAAGTGCCGAATCCTCCGGTACGGTTGAAGTTAAGGAGTTAAGCGAACTGGCGGAAGAGTTTCTCTTTGGAGATGCAAATACCTATGGCGCCACTTCCTTTTACGACTTCCTGAAAGAGGAAAACAAAGGCAAAAAAGTATACGTCTGCAACGGTTCAGCATGTATGTGTGCAGGTACTCAGGAAAAACTTACCGAAGACCTGAAACAGCACTTCCACGCTCAAGAAATTGGCCATATGTGTTGCCTGGGAAGATGCCATGAGAATGGGGCCTTTTCGTACGAAGGGAACAACTATTCGGCTAAGTCTGAGCAAGAGATTGCCGAGATTATTGAAGGTAAAAAGCCTGCCTTGGATAACTACTATGTTGGTACGAATTGTGAAAATCCGATTCTCACCGCAGATTTTCCAGGTGTTGAATCTTTCTATGCCCCACTTTGGGAGGCCTTGAAAACAAGTCCTGATGAATGGTTAGAAGAATACAAGAAATCGGGCCTTCGAGGCAGAGGTGGAGCAGGTTTTCCAAAAAGCTACAAACTCGAAGCCGTCAAAAAGGCGAAAGGAAATAAGAAATTTATTGTTTGCAATGCCGATGAAGGTGATCCGGGTGCGTATTCAGATCGCTGGCTAATGGAAGAGCGGCCACATTTGGTGCTCTTCGGTATGATGCTCGCTGGCTACATTGCCGGAGCAGATAGAGGTGTGCTTTACATTCGTGCAGAGTACCCTGAATCGGTTCGAATTGCTGAAGATGCTATACAAGATTTGATAAACCGAGGATACCTGGGAGATAATATCCAAGGTACAGGGTTCAATTTCCATTTCAAAGTAATTAAGGCCGCAGGAGCGTACGTATGCGGAGAAGAAACGGCATTGTTATCTTCTATCGAAGGTCAGCGGCCGGAAGTTCGGGTACGTCCGCCTTACCCAGCTGAGAAAGGATTGTTCAACTGCCCGACTTTGGTTAACAACGTAGAAACTTTTGCCTCTGTTCACTACATCGTGAGTAAAGGTGGCGGTGACTACGGTAGCCGCGGTCGCGGTAGATCTACTGGAACGAAACTGGTTTGCCTGGACAGCTTTTTTAATCGTCCGGGCATGTATGAAGTGGAAATGGGAACTCCGCTTCAGGAAGTAATTGACGGCTTAGGACAAGGATTTAAAAGTCCGGTTAAAGCACTGCACATAGGCGGTCCTTTGGGTGGAATTGTTCCAGCCAGTCACTTTGAAAAACTGACGATCGATTTTGAATCCTTTGCGGAAAACGGATTTCTTCTTGGTCATGCTGGAATTCTTAGTATTCCGGAAGATTTTCCCATGGTCAAATACCTGGAACACCTTTTTGAATTTACCTCAGTAGAATCTTGTGGTAAATGTTTCCCTTGCCGATTAGGCGCTAAACGAGGTTGGGAAATGCTGACCAAAGTGCAAAACGAAGACTACCGCATCGACCGGGAGTTGTTCGATGATCTGTTGGAAACCATGGAAGATGGTTCCCTATGTGCCCTTGGAGGAGGATTGCCTCTTGGGGTGAAAAATGCGCTGGATCATTTTAACGAAGAGTTAAGAGAGTATTTTTATTAA
- a CDS encoding acyl-CoA thioesterase, giving the protein MKTNKQKRKKPFFIGSRGTDKAVSILQKEYLSSFTVFPDHLNYSGSLFGGKLLAEMDLAASNAVRKALYETSCDGLVTAHLNQVDFKNPGRLGDIVELRSVLVKAGRTSLTVDVQVNKEDRHGTVTEICSARFVFVALRKGKPFPHDIELIVEPEIELIND; this is encoded by the coding sequence ATGAAAACAAACAAACAGAAACGAAAAAAGCCCTTCTTCATCGGTTCACGAGGTACCGATAAAGCGGTGAGTATTCTCCAGAAGGAATACCTCAGTTCATTCACCGTGTTCCCTGACCATTTGAATTATTCCGGAAGCCTATTCGGTGGCAAGTTATTGGCTGAAATGGACCTGGCTGCTTCAAATGCCGTGCGCAAAGCACTGTACGAAACTTCATGCGACGGACTGGTAACTGCCCATTTGAATCAGGTTGACTTCAAAAATCCCGGACGGCTTGGAGACATCGTGGAGCTTAGATCGGTGCTGGTAAAAGCCGGAAGAACCTCCCTTACGGTGGATGTGCAAGTAAACAAGGAAGACCGCCATGGAACAGTCACCGAAATCTGCTCGGCCCGATTTGTTTTTGTGGCCTTGCGAAAAGGCAAACCTTTTCCCCACGATATTGAATTGATCGTGGAACCAGAAATAGAATTGATTAACGATTAA
- a CDS encoding trimeric intracellular cation channel family protein, producing the protein MTLLYWFDLISVLFFALSGGIIGKRKNMDYFGVCFLAFITAIGGGTVRDLLIGAMPIAWVSDPTYIGVILLGAFLSILPLERLRWIERPFLVADTFAIALAAIVGLQKSLEFGANPLAAVFFGMTSAVIGGVVRDVVCNRVPQVLRQEIYATACLAGGVIYLITSQLLDAGAILSFASGMGTIVLLRLGAIRWHWSLPLVRREGN; encoded by the coding sequence ATGACTCTCTTGTATTGGTTTGATCTGATTAGTGTCCTCTTTTTTGCCTTAAGCGGTGGAATTATTGGCAAGCGTAAAAACATGGATTATTTCGGTGTTTGTTTTCTGGCCTTCATAACGGCCATTGGTGGCGGAACGGTTAGGGATCTGCTCATTGGCGCTATGCCTATCGCTTGGGTTAGCGACCCCACCTATATCGGAGTTATTCTCCTTGGAGCCTTTCTGTCCATTCTTCCCTTGGAAAGACTGAGGTGGATCGAGCGACCCTTTTTGGTGGCCGATACTTTTGCTATTGCCTTGGCCGCTATTGTGGGCCTTCAGAAGAGTTTGGAGTTTGGAGCCAATCCATTGGCGGCGGTCTTTTTTGGGATGACCTCGGCAGTAATTGGTGGAGTGGTAAGAGATGTGGTTTGTAATCGGGTACCGCAGGTATTACGTCAGGAAATCTACGCTACGGCTTGTTTGGCAGGAGGGGTAATTTATCTAATTACGAGTCAATTGTTGGATGCAGGAGCCATCCTTTCCTTCGCTTCTGGAATGGGGACAATTGTCCTCCTTCGGCTGGGAGCCATTCGCTGGCATTGGAGCCTCCCCTTGGTCCGCCGGGAAGGTAATTAA
- a CDS encoding DUF4294 domain-containing protein, whose product MKGSVILLFLLALIPALNAQNQQAAEDSDGQVVVARVQEGDTVPQVFLNTYFLWEYRSFTTEKERKKYNKLQRNVKKVYPYARKAADLLAKYEDELEGVEDRKTRKKYYKKVEEELWDEYGDEISNLTVSQGRILIKLIDRETDRTSYELVKDLRSGFTAFVFQGMARLFGHNLKSEYNSATEDQYIEEIVVALEHGRI is encoded by the coding sequence ATGAAAGGTTCAGTCATATTGCTTTTTCTTCTGGCACTGATTCCGGCGCTAAATGCCCAGAATCAGCAAGCTGCCGAGGATTCTGATGGCCAGGTAGTAGTCGCCAGAGTCCAGGAAGGGGATACCGTACCCCAAGTTTTTTTGAATACTTATTTCCTCTGGGAGTATCGTTCGTTTACCACTGAAAAGGAGCGAAAGAAGTACAACAAACTTCAGCGAAATGTTAAAAAAGTTTATCCCTACGCTCGTAAAGCGGCTGATCTTTTGGCCAAGTATGAGGATGAATTAGAAGGCGTTGAAGACCGAAAAACGAGAAAGAAATACTACAAAAAGGTAGAAGAAGAACTCTGGGATGAATACGGCGATGAGATTTCCAATTTAACGGTTTCTCAAGGACGTATCCTCATCAAACTTATTGACCGCGAAACGGATCGAACTTCCTACGAATTGGTTAAAGACCTTAGAAGCGGGTTCACCGCCTTTGTATTCCAGGGAATGGCTCGATTATTCGGCCACAACCTCAAGTCAGAATACAACTCCGCAACCGAAGATCAATACATTGAGGAGATTGTAGTGGCCCTGGAGCATGGGAGGATTTGA
- a CDS encoding Bax inhibitor-1/YccA family protein has translation MAYQKSSNPVFSDKVFQKAGVQSSEGMMTIQGTVNKSFILFMALLVPGIWSFFNWELMGSGLIIGGFIGGLVLGIVTVSKPQWSPYTAPLYAAFQGVALGAISGIYGAAFDGIVFQAIMLTLAILGFMLFAYRTGLIKVTEKLRSGIIAATAAIMIVYMISFVLGFFGMQVPYLHSSGMIGIGISLVITGIAAFNLLLDFDYIDRAVHYGAPKYMEWMGAFGLMVTLVWLYLEVLRLLSKLRD, from the coding sequence ATGGCTTATCAAAAATCTTCAAATCCGGTTTTCAGCGATAAAGTTTTCCAGAAAGCCGGCGTTCAGTCATCAGAAGGAATGATGACGATTCAAGGAACGGTAAACAAGTCCTTTATCCTATTCATGGCTCTTTTGGTGCCAGGAATCTGGTCTTTCTTCAACTGGGAGTTGATGGGGTCTGGATTAATTATTGGCGGGTTTATCGGTGGATTGGTTCTGGGAATTGTAACCGTATCTAAACCGCAGTGGTCTCCGTACACGGCACCTCTTTATGCCGCCTTTCAAGGAGTAGCCCTGGGTGCGATTTCTGGGATTTATGGTGCTGCATTTGATGGTATCGTGTTTCAAGCCATCATGTTGACGCTGGCCATCTTAGGATTCATGCTTTTTGCTTACCGAACAGGATTAATTAAGGTAACCGAAAAACTGAGGTCGGGGATTATTGCCGCCACCGCAGCGATAATGATCGTGTACATGATTTCTTTTGTTCTCGGATTCTTCGGTATGCAGGTTCCTTACCTTCATAGTTCCGGAATGATTGGAATTGGTATTAGTTTGGTAATTACCGGTATTGCGGCTTTTAATCTGCTATTGGATTTCGACTACATCGACAGAGCTGTACATTACGGTGCTCCTAAGTATATGGAGTGGATGGGAGCCTTTGGATTGATGGTTACCCTGGTGTGGTTGTACCTCGAAGTTCTTCGACTGCTTTCTAAGTTGCGCGATTAA
- the accC gene encoding acetyl-CoA carboxylase biotin carboxylase subunit: MNKILVANRGEIALRVMRTCKEMGIATVAVFSEADRNAPFVRFADEAVCIGPAASSESYLVMDRIIEVATSLGVEGIHPGYGFLSENAEFAEKVAAANITFIGPGTEAIRVMGSKLAAKDAVKKYNIPLVPGTEGAIDDMDEALKVAREIGFPVLVKASAGGGGKGMRTVTREEDLEEQIELAMSEAKSAFGDSSVFIERFVTSPRHIEFQILADTHGNVVHLFERDCSVQRRHQKVIEEAPSSVLTEELRNEMGACAIDVARSCDYVGAGTVEFMLDSQNRFYFLEMNTRLQVEHPVTEEITGLDLVREQIRVARGEELGFTQDELTMKGHAIEIRVYAEDPTNNFLPDIGRLEVYRPPVGDGIRVDDGFEEGMDIPIYYDPMISKLITYGPDRKAAIKRMIEAIDQYKVEGVSTTLSFCRFALEHEAFVSGNFDTQFVGNYFTPEKLHPFNEDEEQMAAFLVGKLFEEHSPKANINNSTSEPVSDWRKNRM; encoded by the coding sequence ATGAACAAAATATTAGTTGCTAACAGAGGAGAGATCGCATTAAGAGTAATGCGCACGTGCAAGGAAATGGGAATCGCTACTGTAGCGGTGTTTAGTGAAGCAGATAGAAATGCACCTTTTGTAAGGTTTGCTGACGAAGCCGTTTGCATTGGTCCTGCTGCATCCTCTGAATCTTATTTGGTGATGGATCGCATCATCGAAGTGGCCACTTCTTTAGGAGTGGAAGGTATTCACCCTGGGTATGGGTTTTTAAGTGAGAATGCTGAGTTTGCTGAAAAAGTAGCAGCAGCCAATATCACATTTATTGGTCCAGGCACCGAAGCGATTCGAGTGATGGGATCGAAGTTGGCAGCTAAAGATGCGGTTAAGAAATACAACATTCCGTTGGTACCCGGTACCGAAGGTGCTATCGACGATATGGACGAGGCGCTTAAGGTAGCTCGTGAAATCGGATTCCCTGTTTTGGTAAAAGCTTCTGCCGGTGGTGGTGGAAAAGGTATGCGAACCGTAACCCGTGAAGAGGATCTGGAAGAACAAATTGAACTCGCCATGAGCGAAGCCAAGTCTGCCTTCGGTGATTCTTCCGTTTTCATTGAGCGTTTTGTGACTTCTCCACGTCACATCGAATTCCAAATTTTGGCCGATACTCATGGGAACGTAGTTCACCTATTCGAGCGGGATTGCTCGGTGCAACGTCGTCACCAAAAGGTGATTGAAGAGGCTCCATCATCCGTTTTGACTGAGGAACTGAGAAATGAAATGGGAGCTTGTGCCATCGATGTAGCCCGTTCTTGTGACTATGTAGGCGCAGGTACAGTTGAGTTTATGCTCGATAGTCAAAATCGCTTCTACTTTCTGGAGATGAACACTCGTTTGCAGGTGGAGCACCCGGTGACTGAAGAAATCACGGGATTGGACTTGGTAAGAGAACAAATTCGTGTAGCCAGGGGAGAAGAGCTTGGATTTACCCAGGATGAATTGACCATGAAGGGTCACGCCATCGAGATTCGGGTTTATGCCGAAGATCCAACGAATAACTTCTTGCCGGATATCGGTCGTTTGGAAGTATATCGTCCGCCGGTTGGTGATGGTATCCGTGTGGATGATGGGTTTGAGGAAGGAATGGATATTCCCATCTACTACGATCCGATGATTTCAAAGTTGATCACCTATGGTCCGGATAGAAAAGCAGCTATCAAGCGAATGATTGAGGCAATTGATCAATACAAAGTGGAAGGAGTAAGTACTACTCTGTCGTTTTGTCGCTTTGCCCTCGAACATGAAGCTTTTGTGTCTGGAAACTTTGATACTCAATTTGTTGGAAATTATTTTACGCCCGAAAAACTACATCCTTTCAACGAAGATGAGGAACAAATGGCAGCCTTTTTAGTTGGCAAATTATTTGAGGAGCATAGTCCCAAAGCGAATATCAATAATTCGACTTCCGAACCCGTATCAGACTGGCGGAAGAATAGAATGTAA
- a CDS encoding tetratricopeptide repeat protein, with amino-acid sequence MKEAYQIVVFIAFLAGFSTLATAQEEPQFVVSEGQEHIQLNLEGLNEYNAGHYEKAIEFFKKSVGYDSTYTKAYFNMGLSYFKLRRFNESIQSFERVLELDSTVNEAHYYIPFCYYYWGDMEKAKGAYREAIQVFPKKAELYYHLTRILEQEGHEHEELQVYNALLENLPNEELALYNRSVLLNKAQEFELAIRDLDKLIQVNSTNSKAWVERGVMKINLNRIEEGCVDLLRAQELGNTSPAVLELIPKHCHNPDQE; translated from the coding sequence ATGAAAGAAGCATATCAAATCGTTGTATTTATCGCATTTTTAGCAGGTTTTAGCACCTTAGCAACGGCACAGGAAGAGCCTCAATTTGTAGTTAGTGAAGGACAGGAGCACATTCAGCTCAATCTTGAGGGATTAAACGAATACAATGCCGGGCATTATGAAAAGGCTATTGAATTCTTTAAGAAGTCGGTAGGCTATGACTCAACCTACACGAAGGCCTATTTTAATATGGGCTTGTCCTATTTCAAATTACGTCGTTTTAATGAATCCATTCAATCGTTTGAGCGGGTGCTTGAACTGGACAGTACGGTGAATGAGGCTCATTATTACATCCCATTTTGCTACTACTACTGGGGCGATATGGAAAAAGCCAAGGGAGCTTACCGTGAAGCCATCCAGGTATTCCCCAAAAAAGCAGAACTCTACTATCACCTGACTCGGATTCTGGAACAAGAAGGCCATGAACATGAAGAACTTCAAGTTTACAATGCCTTGTTGGAAAATCTGCCCAATGAAGAATTGGCGCTGTACAACCGCAGTGTACTGCTGAACAAAGCCCAGGAATTTGAACTCGCCATTCGCGACTTGGATAAATTAATTCAGGTAAATTCTACCAATTCTAAAGCTTGGGTGGAACGCGGCGTTATGAAAATCAACCTCAACCGAATCGAAGAAGGTTGCGTGGATTTGCTTAGAGCACAGGAATTGGGTAACACCTCCCCGGCGGTTTTAGAGCTTATCCCTAAGCACTGCCACAACCCGGATCAGGAGTAA
- a CDS encoding sugar transferase, whose protein sequence is MNRLADLIFSFLGLLFLWPLLVLIGLAVYFTSKGPIFFHQQRVGKWNRDFYLIKFRTMKVDSESKGQLTVGMADSRITSVGKYLRAWKLDELPQLINVFKGDMSLVGPRPEVRKYVRLYSHEQLKVLSVLPGITDYASIEYSNENELLEKADDPEQFYIDTIMPDKIRLNQKFIENPGFLNYIRVILLTIKKIVS, encoded by the coding sequence ATGAATCGATTGGCCGATCTGATTTTCAGTTTCCTGGGGCTCCTCTTTTTGTGGCCTCTTTTGGTTCTGATTGGATTGGCAGTTTACTTCACCTCCAAAGGTCCTATCTTTTTTCACCAACAGCGGGTAGGAAAATGGAATCGCGATTTTTACCTGATCAAATTTCGTACGATGAAGGTGGACTCAGAGAGTAAAGGTCAGCTAACGGTTGGAATGGCGGATAGCCGAATTACTTCCGTAGGAAAATACCTTAGAGCTTGGAAACTGGATGAGCTACCTCAACTGATCAACGTGTTTAAAGGGGATATGAGTCTCGTTGGACCAAGACCTGAAGTTCGTAAATACGTGAGACTTTATTCCCACGAGCAACTCAAAGTACTTTCGGTTCTACCGGGAATAACTGACTACGCATCCATTGAATACTCCAATGAAAATGAATTGCTCGAAAAGGCCGATGACCCGGAGCAGTTTTACATAGACACCATCATGCCGGATAAAATCCGATTGAACCAAAAGTTTATTGAGAATCCGGGGTTCTTGAATTACATCAGAGTAATTCTTCTTACCATCAAGAAAATAGTCAGCTGA
- a CDS encoding DegT/DnrJ/EryC1/StrS family aminotransferase: MTQVPFSPPRMDQKMTDAVVEVLNSGWITTGPKTKLFEERLAEYTGAPRVVCFNSATAGLELALRWFGIGEGDEVILPAYTYSATGNVILHCGARPVFVDIGDDFNISLEAIKAAITPRTKAIMPVDIGGWPCDYDGINELIREPGVRGMFSPSNEVQETLGRVLLLSDSAHSVGAWYKGKRSGSLADFSAFSFHAVKNLCTAEGGALTLNLPEPFDNDEIYKQLRIKSLHGQTKDALAKTKAGGWRYDIVEPGFKCNMTDIQAALGLVELERYDSDMLAKRKYIFDRYSAGFSSEPWAQLPIYESEESKGSYHIFMLRIKDATEGQRDQIIDAITEKQVAVNVHFQPLPMFTAYRERGYSIDPYPNAFAQYACEITLPVFYDISDEQIDAVIDAVKSAVQKVMG, from the coding sequence ATGACACAAGTACCTTTTTCACCTCCAAGGATGGATCAAAAAATGACCGATGCGGTCGTTGAAGTGCTCAACTCGGGTTGGATTACCACCGGCCCGAAAACCAAGCTTTTTGAGGAACGTTTAGCCGAATATACCGGTGCTCCTCGGGTTGTTTGTTTCAACTCTGCTACCGCCGGGTTGGAACTGGCCTTACGTTGGTTTGGCATTGGTGAAGGAGATGAGGTTATTCTACCGGCCTACACCTATAGTGCTACCGGTAATGTGATTTTGCATTGTGGGGCACGTCCGGTTTTTGTGGATATAGGCGATGATTTTAATATTAGCCTGGAAGCCATCAAGGCGGCCATCACCCCGCGAACCAAAGCCATTATGCCTGTAGATATCGGCGGGTGGCCTTGTGATTACGATGGGATTAACGAATTGATCCGCGAACCTGGAGTTCGGGGAATGTTTAGCCCGTCTAATGAAGTGCAGGAAACTTTAGGGCGGGTTCTCCTATTGTCCGATTCTGCACACTCCGTTGGTGCCTGGTACAAGGGAAAACGCTCTGGGTCGTTGGCCGACTTTTCAGCCTTTTCATTTCATGCCGTCAAAAATCTCTGTACCGCAGAAGGAGGAGCATTAACGCTTAACCTTCCTGAACCTTTTGATAACGACGAAATCTACAAGCAACTCAGAATTAAGTCGCTTCATGGGCAAACCAAAGACGCCCTGGCCAAAACCAAGGCTGGAGGATGGCGCTACGATATAGTGGAGCCTGGATTCAAGTGCAACATGACCGATATTCAGGCCGCACTTGGCTTGGTGGAGCTGGAGCGCTACGATTCCGACATGCTGGCTAAGAGAAAGTACATTTTTGATCGTTACAGTGCTGGATTCTCTTCTGAGCCCTGGGCTCAGTTACCGATTTACGAGAGTGAGGAAAGTAAAGGATCTTACCACATTTTCATGCTTCGGATCAAAGACGCTACCGAGGGGCAGCGCGATCAAATCATTGATGCCATTACTGAGAAACAGGTAGCTGTGAATGTCCATTTTCAACCGCTTCCCATGTTTACCGCGTACCGGGAAAGAGGCTACAGCATAGATCCCTATCCCAACGCCTTTGCCCAGTATGCTTGTGAAATTACCCTTCCGGTATTCTACGATATCAGCGATGAACAGATTGATGCCGTGATCGATGCGGTGAAGTCTGCCGTTCAAAAAGTGATGGGATGA
- a CDS encoding O-antigen ligase family protein, producing MLGIEKNENWQSRHYYLTVLFVFLMPVYQKAVPIVIVLLLLNTLSLGKGAFRIPTFRANWSSLALIGFYLWHVLGMLWSSNSDFGWFDLQIKLSFLLLPWIYGVAGTMNSDRFRGVMWGFVWGCLAAVFIGVTSSVLSYYSGESPFINLYDVNISPVLHIGYFAMYLNMGLIAVVYLILRSEDKFYSLRNAGLIGVAFALVFAIFLSTSRNGFLSLVVILLLISIYGIVKFRRWLLGFTLLLLSWIVITTLAKGWFDRSVTLHGFEQVGEVMATDEVGTDARESTAVRVLIWRSCWEIIQQKPILGTGTGDIKDELMHQYKTHNYIYPYERQYNAHNQYLQTFAALGIPGIVLLLLSLSLPFFLGLRQFRFLDLLFSIIISTACLTESILEVQAGVVFFAFFVAFFSNNSSNISLRSIQKQKEA from the coding sequence ATGTTAGGAATCGAAAAAAACGAGAATTGGCAAAGCAGGCATTATTACCTGACTGTGCTTTTCGTTTTTCTGATGCCGGTTTATCAAAAGGCCGTTCCTATCGTTATCGTTTTGCTTTTGCTCAATACCCTGTCATTAGGAAAAGGAGCGTTTCGCATTCCCACTTTTCGAGCCAATTGGAGTTCCCTGGCATTGATCGGGTTTTACCTCTGGCACGTGTTGGGCATGTTGTGGAGCTCCAACAGCGATTTTGGTTGGTTTGACCTTCAGATAAAGTTGTCCTTTTTACTCCTTCCCTGGATCTATGGAGTCGCCGGTACCATGAATTCCGATCGGTTTCGAGGGGTAATGTGGGGATTTGTATGGGGTTGTTTGGCAGCTGTGTTCATCGGTGTTACTTCCTCTGTTTTGTCCTATTACTCAGGAGAATCGCCATTCATCAATTTATACGATGTCAATATTTCTCCGGTGCTGCATATCGGTTATTTCGCCATGTACCTCAACATGGGATTAATTGCGGTAGTCTACCTCATCCTTCGCAGTGAAGACAAGTTCTATTCGCTGCGCAACGCCGGATTAATTGGAGTTGCCTTTGCCTTGGTTTTTGCCATTTTTCTGAGTACTTCTCGTAATGGTTTCCTTTCTCTTGTGGTGATTCTCCTCCTGATTAGCATTTATGGAATTGTCAAATTCAGACGCTGGTTACTTGGATTTACCTTATTACTTCTTTCCTGGATTGTGATCACCACTTTGGCTAAGGGTTGGTTCGATCGTTCGGTTACGCTTCATGGTTTTGAGCAAGTAGGGGAGGTGATGGCTACCGATGAAGTGGGGACAGATGCCAGGGAAAGTACAGCCGTTCGTGTTTTGATTTGGAGGTCCTGCTGGGAAATCATTCAGCAGAAGCCGATTTTGGGAACGGGTACTGGAGACATCAAAGATGAATTGATGCACCAATACAAAACCCACAATTACATTTACCCCTACGAGCGTCAGTACAATGCCCACAATCAGTATTTGCAAACCTTTGCGGCTTTGGGGATTCCTGGCATAGTGTTGCTGCTGCTTTCCTTGTCCTTGCCCTTTTTTCTCGGGCTACGTCAATTTCGGTTTTTAGATCTGTTGTTTTCCATTATCATTTCTACAGCTTGCCTGACTGAAAGTATTTTAGAAGTGCAGGCAGGAGTGGTGTTCTTCGCTTTTTTCGTAGCTTTCTTTTCCAACAACTCGTCCAACATTTCCTTGAGATCCATTCAGAAACAAAAGGAGGCGTAA
- a CDS encoding glycosyltransferase family 2 protein: MTGAQTHSTYSIVIPCYNEERYIGKCLDSLIQLDWPKDQLEVWVADGGSKDGTRKILDEFAAQHDFIHWVDNPQQFTPYALNLGIKKSSADRIMILGAHATLDSQFLKESEIAFQKDDRIGCVGGLLENVYENEVSRAVGIGVSSPFGVGNAHFRTGKKEGKVDTVAFGVYKKEVFDKVGYFHEELTRNQDDEFNFRVTQAGFLIWLSSSMKAQYFVRASYSRLWRQYYQYGYWKVYVNKLHQTVTTVRQLVPALFVLYLFSWILAPLLPGVLIGAQILALILYLLLGITTSFARSASILQGFRVWWVVLLLHLSYGLGYLRGIWDFLLMGKKPVKSMEKTSR; this comes from the coding sequence ATGACGGGAGCCCAAACTCATTCCACCTACAGCATTGTCATTCCATGCTACAACGAGGAGCGTTACATTGGCAAATGCCTCGATTCTCTGATCCAACTCGATTGGCCGAAGGATCAATTGGAGGTTTGGGTGGCAGATGGTGGCAGTAAAGATGGTACCCGCAAAATATTGGATGAATTTGCTGCCCAGCATGATTTTATTCATTGGGTGGACAATCCTCAGCAGTTTACTCCTTATGCCCTCAACCTGGGTATTAAAAAATCCTCGGCCGATAGGATCATGATCTTGGGAGCTCATGCGACCCTGGATTCACAGTTTTTGAAGGAAAGTGAAATCGCTTTCCAAAAAGACGATCGCATTGGCTGCGTGGGAGGATTGCTCGAGAACGTTTACGAAAACGAAGTCTCCCGAGCTGTCGGAATTGGCGTTTCATCACCCTTTGGAGTAGGCAATGCCCATTTTAGAACCGGAAAGAAGGAAGGTAAAGTAGATACCGTGGCCTTCGGTGTGTACAAGAAGGAAGTGTTTGACAAGGTCGGCTATTTTCATGAAGAATTAACCCGGAACCAGGACGACGAATTTAATTTTCGGGTTACTCAGGCCGGTTTCCTTATTTGGTTGTCTTCTTCCATGAAGGCCCAATACTTTGTTCGGGCTTCTTATTCCCGATTATGGCGGCAATACTACCAGTACGGCTATTGGAAGGTGTATGTAAATAAACTGCATCAAACCGTCACTACTGTTCGGCAATTGGTTCCCGCTTTGTTTGTTCTCTATTTGTTTTCCTGGATATTGGCTCCGCTACTGCCTGGAGTCTTAATAGGCGCTCAAATTTTGGCGCTCATTCTGTATTTACTTCTTGGAATCACCACTTCATTTGCCCGCTCTGCTTCCATTCTTCAGGGATTTAGAGTTTGGTGGGTGGTTTTGCTCTTGCATCTGTCCTATGGATTAGGATACCTTCGCGGAATCTGGGACTTTTTGCTCATGGGTAAGAAGCCTGTTAAATCGATGGAAAAAACTTCGAGGTAA